One Gloeobacter morelensis MG652769 DNA window includes the following coding sequences:
- a CDS encoding TauD/TfdA family dioxygenase, which yields MLTLGDWSNDLNSCAPLRLRRLHAEQSLYRLDLSASERNELAALGRELARRFRSLEEPTFLEHASELAQLLPLSLRLGLTKLKMPGIGPDVLIISGMPFDEQKLGKTPPHWRHIHVESSPTRQEELIFALIASFVGDVFGWATEQNGHLINDILPIEEHAHQQIGTGSLQEIEWHTEDSHFQVRPGYLALMCLRNPDWLPTTVATAAAVEKLAEWQRELLREKRYRIGSDLSHTGATESRHARIYFPALEAQKIAVLSGESAWPLLRIDRYFVERAHTDKLGRMALDALVERFDTDLWELVLEPGDICLIDNFRVVHGRRPFTPRYNGSDRWLKRLRIARNQTDTPRTNIKEGSPAAARHRR from the coding sequence GTGTTGACTCTAGGGGACTGGTCGAATGATTTAAACTCCTGCGCGCCGCTTCGCCTGCGGCGCCTCCATGCCGAGCAATCGTTGTACCGGCTGGACCTTTCGGCCAGCGAGCGCAACGAACTGGCGGCCCTTGGTAGGGAGTTGGCCCGCCGCTTCCGCTCGCTCGAGGAACCTACCTTTCTCGAACATGCCTCCGAGCTGGCCCAACTGTTGCCGTTGTCTCTCAGGCTCGGTCTGACCAAATTGAAGATGCCGGGAATCGGCCCGGATGTGCTCATCATCTCAGGGATGCCCTTCGACGAGCAAAAGCTTGGCAAGACGCCGCCTCACTGGCGCCACATCCACGTAGAAAGCTCCCCAACCCGCCAAGAAGAACTGATTTTTGCCCTGATCGCCTCTTTTGTGGGCGATGTTTTCGGTTGGGCGACGGAGCAGAACGGCCATCTGATCAACGACATTCTGCCTATCGAGGAGCACGCGCATCAGCAAATCGGCACCGGTAGCCTGCAGGAGATCGAGTGGCACACCGAGGACAGCCATTTCCAGGTGCGTCCTGGCTATTTGGCCCTGATGTGTTTGCGCAATCCGGATTGGCTGCCCACGACGGTGGCGACCGCCGCGGCGGTCGAAAAATTGGCGGAGTGGCAGCGCGAACTGCTCAGGGAAAAGCGCTACCGGATCGGCAGCGATCTTTCGCACACCGGTGCGACCGAGAGCAGGCATGCGCGCATCTATTTCCCCGCGCTCGAAGCGCAAAAAATCGCCGTGCTCAGCGGCGAGAGCGCATGGCCGCTCTTGCGGATCGACCGCTACTTTGTAGAGCGTGCACACACCGATAAGCTCGGCCGGATGGCCCTGGACGCTTTGGTGGAGAGGTTCGACACCGATTTGTGGGAACTGGTGCTTGAGCCGGGCGACATCTGCTTGATAGACAACTTTCGGGTGGTACACGGCCGGCGGCCTTTTACACCCCGCTACAACGGCAGCGACCGCTGGCTGAAGCGCTTGCGGATTGCTCGAAACCAAACAGATACGCCTCGCACAAACATAAAGGAGGGTAGCCCAGCTGCAGCCAGGCATCGCAGGTAA
- a CDS encoding FAD-dependent oxidoreductase encodes MGKATRPLAMVLGAGVSGLTTAYLLQRCGIDVLLVAEQFGRRTTSVVAGALWEWQPAVCGFYEAPPKAVLQREKRWSIASYERFLQLLGERAAGVYLRRVTFYLDTPAADNPFEWQKMVEMRPHVHGFCHDAALIDENGVNPAMGFVDAYAYLAPMIDTDMYMGWLLGEVLCGGAVLKPERLESCSPQQLCEFARNHGADVLFNCTGLGALELTGDELIPVRGAWYLVRNDGTDFAAIREAHCTALQSAAGGGEFIFIVPRGGDRLILGGIAQPYQWQKEIDEQSTPALGHMLEQCRLFMPALGQAKIHEASELRVGLRPFRRRGARVELESGAVPLIHNYGHGGSGVTLSWGAADEAVQLAQQALGLSAAAVAV; translated from the coding sequence ATGGGAAAAGCGACTCGCCCCCTCGCGATGGTGCTTGGGGCCGGTGTGAGTGGGTTGACGACAGCCTATCTGTTGCAGCGGTGCGGCATCGATGTGTTGCTGGTGGCAGAGCAGTTCGGTCGGCGTACCACCTCTGTGGTGGCCGGCGCGCTGTGGGAATGGCAGCCGGCGGTGTGCGGATTTTACGAAGCGCCCCCAAAAGCGGTGTTGCAGCGCGAAAAGCGCTGGAGCATCGCTTCTTACGAGCGGTTTTTGCAGTTGTTGGGCGAGCGGGCGGCGGGGGTGTACCTGCGGCGGGTGACGTTTTATCTGGACACCCCGGCGGCGGACAACCCCTTCGAGTGGCAGAAGATGGTCGAGATGCGTCCGCATGTGCACGGTTTCTGCCACGATGCGGCCTTGATTGATGAGAACGGCGTCAATCCTGCCATGGGTTTTGTGGATGCTTACGCCTATCTGGCGCCGATGATCGACACGGACATGTACATGGGCTGGCTTCTGGGAGAGGTGCTCTGCGGCGGTGCGGTGCTCAAGCCCGAGCGGCTGGAAAGCTGCTCGCCGCAGCAGCTGTGCGAATTCGCCCGGAACCACGGTGCGGATGTTCTGTTCAACTGTACCGGGCTGGGGGCGCTGGAGTTGACCGGCGACGAGTTGATTCCGGTGCGCGGTGCCTGGTATCTGGTGCGCAACGACGGCACGGATTTTGCGGCGATTCGAGAAGCCCACTGCACGGCGCTGCAGTCGGCGGCGGGAGGGGGAGAGTTTATCTTTATCGTGCCGCGCGGCGGAGATCGGCTGATTTTGGGAGGCATCGCCCAACCCTACCAGTGGCAAAAAGAAATTGACGAGCAATCGACGCCGGCTCTGGGGCACATGCTGGAGCAGTGCCGGCTGTTCATGCCTGCGCTGGGTCAGGCCAAAATCCACGAAGCCAGTGAGTTGCGGGTCGGGCTGCGGCCTTTTCGGCGGCGCGGGGCGCGGGTGGAACTGGAATCCGGGGCGGTGCCGCTTATCCACAACTACGGCCACGGCGGCTCCGGGGTGACCCTGTCTTGGGGAGCGGCCGACGAAGCGGTGCAACTGGCGCAGCAGGCATTGGGCCTGTCTGCGGCTGCCGTTGCGGTGTAG
- a CDS encoding sulfite exporter TauE/SafE family protein codes for MAGGFTGQPTLLEYALVVLAGCLAVAINTLAGGGSLLSFPVLLFLGMPPIAANATNAVGLSVGGISAVLGFGHYYPSCRRRFWLLVVPTVPGALGGAWLLAHTSEALFGQLVPVLIAAATALLALQDRIKRWSTRRWGTFPGFLGLPVQFAVAVYGGYFGAGMGILIMACLGLYLEGSLHEHNAIKTWLQWGINGAASVLFVVSGLVDPAVAACLIVGGLFGGWAAAILAERIEPMHLRRLIVGLGAVLCVWFILRP; via the coding sequence GTGGCCGGGGGTTTTACCGGGCAGCCGACGCTGCTGGAGTATGCCTTGGTGGTGCTTGCGGGATGTTTGGCGGTGGCGATCAACACGCTCGCCGGCGGCGGCTCGCTGCTGTCTTTTCCGGTGCTGCTGTTTTTGGGAATGCCTCCGATTGCGGCGAACGCCACCAACGCCGTCGGGTTAAGCGTGGGCGGCATCTCGGCGGTGCTCGGATTTGGGCACTACTACCCGAGTTGCCGCCGGCGCTTCTGGCTGCTTGTGGTGCCGACGGTGCCGGGGGCGCTGGGTGGGGCGTGGCTTCTGGCGCACACCAGCGAGGCGCTGTTTGGGCAGCTGGTGCCGGTGTTGATAGCGGCAGCGACGGCGCTGCTGGCGCTGCAGGATCGGATCAAGCGCTGGAGCACGCGGCGCTGGGGAACTTTTCCGGGGTTTTTGGGGCTGCCGGTGCAGTTTGCGGTGGCCGTATACGGCGGTTATTTCGGAGCGGGGATGGGCATTTTGATCATGGCCTGCCTGGGTCTGTATCTGGAGGGCAGCCTGCACGAGCACAACGCCATCAAGACCTGGCTGCAGTGGGGGATCAACGGCGCGGCCTCGGTGCTGTTTGTGGTGAGCGGGCTGGTGGATCCCGCCGTGGCGGCCTGCTTGATCGTGGGGGGCCTGTTCGGTGGCTGGGCCGCGGCAATTCTGGCGGAGCGGATCGAGCCGATGCACCTGCGCCGACTCATCGTCGGGTTGGGGGCGGTTCTTTGCGTCTGGTTCATCCTGCGGCCGTAA
- a CDS encoding GNAT family N-acetyltransferase gives MKSFEISSEQASGVPLTIRPASAEDAGRVAAILAECFHPVEGLVGFLQPWIQASLKGELANRLRTPPAFYNCLIATVDEQLVGTIEVAMRGLPQPWWMPGFGMRDRLAYVSNLAVSNAFRRKGVARSLLIEVEHLVRRWNQATVNLHVMEHNQGALRLYRSLGYRLERSEQEWPLFGPRKLLLEKRLGS, from the coding sequence ATGAAGAGTTTCGAGATCAGTAGCGAGCAGGCAAGCGGGGTACCACTGACCATTCGTCCGGCCAGTGCCGAGGATGCCGGGCGAGTGGCGGCCATTCTGGCCGAGTGCTTCCACCCGGTCGAGGGGCTGGTGGGCTTTTTGCAGCCCTGGATCCAGGCGAGCCTCAAAGGCGAACTGGCCAATCGTCTGCGCACGCCGCCCGCTTTCTACAACTGCCTGATCGCCACGGTCGATGAACAGCTGGTAGGAACTATCGAAGTAGCCATGCGCGGCCTGCCCCAACCGTGGTGGATGCCCGGCTTCGGGATGCGCGATCGCCTGGCCTACGTCTCCAACCTGGCCGTGAGCAACGCTTTTCGGCGCAAAGGGGTTGCCCGCAGCCTGCTCATCGAAGTCGAACACCTTGTGCGCCGCTGGAACCAGGCCACGGTCAATTTGCACGTCATGGAGCATAACCAGGGCGCTCTGCGGCTCTACCGCTCGCTGGGCTACCGGCTGGAGCGCAGCGAGCAGGAGTGGCCATTGTTCGGACCACGCAAGCTGTTGCTTGAAAAACGCCTCGGTTCCTGA
- the iscX gene encoding Fe-S cluster assembly protein IscX has translation MKLTWQDSEEIALALLAAHPKVDPLTVRFIDLHRWVTGLADFGDDPKQSNEGILEAIQMAWYEEFRDQ, from the coding sequence ATGAAGCTCACCTGGCAAGACAGCGAAGAGATTGCCCTCGCTCTTCTGGCGGCCCATCCCAAGGTCGACCCGCTCACGGTGCGCTTTATCGACCTGCACCGCTGGGTCACCGGACTTGCGGATTTTGGCGACGACCCAAAACAATCGAACGAAGGCATACTCGAAGCAATCCAGATGGCCTGGTATGAAGAGTTTCGAGATCAGTAG
- the glmS gene encoding glutamine--fructose-6-phosphate transaminase (isomerizing), with the protein MCGIVGYIGGRTALPFLVDGLKRLEYRGYDSAGIATVGESGLELVRAKGKLHNLEEKLNGVAQSTGTVGIGHTRWATHGKPEEHNAHPHTDASGRLAVIQNGIIENYAELRLRLKERGCLFKSETDTEVIPHLIACRLAGHSLLEAVLAAVGELKGAFAIAVVSADFPDELVVVRQQAPLVIGFGAGENYFASDVPAIVSHTTRVLTLQDGECARLTRTEVQVHDFSGARLRRTPRSLNWNPSLVEKRGFRHFMLKEIHEQPGVIRDTLEDRIGDATGPIRLGLSNDLFADLERIYIIACGTSWHASLVGKYLIEELAGIATEVNYASEFRYCPPPLNPRTLVIGVSQSGETGDTNAALTAAKARGVRLLGITNRPESSLGALVGELIDTRAGMEIGVAATKTFTAQLVAFYLLALHLAHLRGTQPGERIREILIGLQQLPAQIEGILDTQERYITELAREFDATRDFIFIGRGLNYPIALEGALKLKEISYIHAEGYPAGEMKHGPIALLDSEVPVVAIAVPGKVYEKTLSNAQEAKARDARLIGVAPLDEPAAVETFDQILPVPVVEEILSPILTVVPLQLLAYHIAARRGLDVDQPRNLAKSVTVE; encoded by the coding sequence ATGTGCGGAATCGTGGGCTACATCGGCGGACGGACGGCTTTGCCTTTTCTGGTGGACGGTTTGAAACGGCTGGAGTACCGCGGCTACGACTCGGCGGGGATCGCCACGGTCGGCGAGTCGGGCCTGGAGTTGGTGCGCGCCAAGGGCAAACTGCACAATCTCGAAGAAAAACTCAACGGCGTGGCGCAGTCCACCGGCACCGTCGGCATCGGCCATACCCGCTGGGCCACCCACGGCAAGCCCGAGGAGCACAACGCCCACCCCCACACCGACGCGAGCGGCCGGCTTGCGGTCATCCAGAACGGCATCATCGAGAACTACGCCGAACTGCGCCTGCGCCTTAAAGAGCGCGGCTGTCTATTTAAGTCCGAGACCGACACCGAGGTGATCCCGCACCTGATTGCCTGCCGTCTGGCCGGGCACAGCCTTTTGGAGGCGGTGCTCGCGGCGGTGGGCGAATTGAAGGGCGCTTTTGCGATCGCCGTGGTGAGCGCCGATTTTCCGGACGAACTGGTCGTCGTCCGCCAGCAGGCGCCTCTGGTAATTGGTTTTGGCGCGGGGGAGAACTATTTCGCCAGCGACGTTCCGGCGATTGTCTCCCACACCACCCGCGTGCTTACCCTCCAAGACGGCGAATGTGCCCGCCTCACCCGCACCGAGGTCCAAGTCCACGACTTTTCGGGAGCACGGCTACGCCGCACCCCGCGCTCGCTCAACTGGAACCCGAGCCTGGTTGAAAAGCGCGGCTTTCGCCACTTCATGCTCAAAGAAATTCACGAGCAACCCGGCGTCATCCGCGACACGCTCGAAGACCGCATCGGCGATGCGACCGGCCCCATCCGCCTGGGCCTGTCGAACGACCTGTTTGCCGACCTGGAGCGCATCTATATCATCGCCTGCGGCACCAGCTGGCACGCTTCGCTGGTGGGCAAATATCTCATCGAAGAACTGGCGGGCATTGCGACCGAGGTCAACTACGCCTCGGAGTTTCGCTACTGCCCGCCGCCTCTGAACCCTCGCACCCTGGTCATCGGTGTGAGCCAATCGGGCGAGACGGGCGACACCAACGCGGCCTTGACGGCGGCGAAGGCCAGGGGTGTGCGCCTTCTGGGCATCACCAACCGCCCTGAGAGTTCTTTGGGCGCGCTGGTGGGCGAACTCATCGACACCCGCGCCGGTATGGAAATCGGCGTAGCCGCGACCAAGACCTTTACAGCTCAACTGGTCGCGTTTTATCTGCTGGCGCTGCACCTGGCCCACCTGCGGGGCACCCAGCCAGGCGAGCGCATTCGGGAAATTCTGATCGGCCTACAGCAGTTGCCGGCCCAGATCGAGGGGATTCTCGATACCCAGGAGCGCTACATCACCGAGCTAGCCCGCGAATTCGATGCGACCCGCGACTTTATCTTCATCGGCCGCGGCCTCAATTACCCCATCGCCCTCGAAGGTGCCCTCAAGCTCAAAGAAATCTCCTATATTCACGCCGAAGGCTATCCGGCGGGCGAAATGAAGCACGGCCCGATTGCGCTGCTCGACAGCGAAGTACCGGTGGTGGCCATCGCCGTGCCGGGCAAAGTCTACGAGAAGACCCTCTCCAACGCCCAGGAAGCCAAAGCCCGCGACGCGCGGCTGATAGGCGTGGCCCCCCTCGACGAACCGGCGGCGGTTGAAACGTTCGATCAGATCTTGCCGGTGCCGGTAGTCGAGGAAATTCTTTCGCCGATATTGACGGTCGTGCCTTTGCAGTTGCTCGCCTACCACATTGCCGCCCGCCGCGGTCTCGACGTGGACCAGCCAAGAAATTTGGCCAAAAGCGTCACCGTCGAATAA
- a CDS encoding IS982 family transposase → MPSLEALFCHVDDFCQRFEPLWQQQLLDDGLRHRRRPRRLCLSEILTILIAFHQSAYRHFKAFYTEMVCAYWRSAFPGLVSYARFVEWMPSTLMPLSAYLRHCFGPCTGISFIDSTPLAVCHVRRVHAHKVFVGLAAWGKSSVGWFYGFKLHLVVNERGELLAMSVTAGNTDDRKPVPELLKDLHGKVFGDRGYISSKLGRQLREELGMALITKLRRKMTNRLMVMTDKLLLRKRGIIEAINDQLKNISQIEHTRHRSEVNFLVNLVCGLIAYCHKPNKPSVASDADQLNA, encoded by the coding sequence ATGCCCAGTCTAGAAGCGCTCTTTTGCCATGTCGATGACTTCTGCCAACGCTTCGAACCGCTCTGGCAGCAACAATTGCTCGACGATGGCCTGCGACACAGGCGACGGCCACGCCGACTCTGCCTCAGCGAAATCCTGACGATTCTGATTGCTTTTCACCAATCCGCCTACCGCCACTTCAAGGCCTTCTACACCGAAATGGTCTGCGCTTACTGGCGAAGCGCTTTTCCTGGACTGGTCAGCTACGCGCGCTTCGTCGAGTGGATGCCCTCTACCCTTATGCCGCTCAGTGCCTACCTGCGCCACTGTTTTGGCCCCTGCACCGGCATCAGTTTTATCGATTCGACTCCACTTGCCGTCTGCCATGTGCGCCGCGTCCACGCCCACAAAGTCTTTGTCGGTCTGGCCGCCTGGGGCAAAAGCTCGGTGGGCTGGTTTTACGGCTTCAAGCTGCACTTGGTGGTCAATGAGCGCGGCGAATTGCTGGCGATGAGCGTGACGGCTGGGAACACTGACGATCGCAAGCCTGTGCCTGAACTGCTCAAAGACTTGCACGGCAAAGTGTTTGGCGACCGCGGCTACATCAGCAGCAAGCTTGGCAGGCAATTGCGCGAGGAGCTGGGCATGGCGCTGATCACCAAGTTGCGGCGCAAGATGACCAATCGGCTGATGGTGATGACGGACAAACTGCTGTTGCGCAAGCGCGGGATCATCGAAGCAATCAATGACCAGTTGAAGAACATTTCGCAGATAGAGCACACCCGCCATCGCAGCGAAGTGAATTTTTTGGTGAACCTGGTGTGTGGGTTGATTGCCTACTGCCACAAACCGAACAAGCCGTCGGTGGCGTCTGATGCCGACCAGCTCAATGCTTAA
- a CDS encoding TrbC/VirB2 family protein: protein MAYLSRRRFGCAAMLAGVAASMGASPAEAGATSGTTSDQSAPVGGIGAFVVELPVGDRTARFVLDTGERRSWISAESAVALGLAGTGETVPATPDLDIEAAGVRASLAVGQSAVDIPLIAVESLDGLTDLSRDVDGILGASTLGLFESVQLSGDTLALGASSTDAASYPIESLDAGRGSVILAVVGSDGTPRPLRFLVHTGSPFTFLLKTHADALGLPALTDDQGNPIAGTLHLPGNPTLPVVAGTVEGVGEVHFAVHHAPMAAAEGIDGTLGADALNTPMGNVLQTVVDWMTGNTGKGLATLAITVVGIGAFFGKVSWGMALIVALGLALVFSALGLVKAFALPAAPAIQPKTFSPSSA, encoded by the coding sequence ATGGCGTACCTATCGAGAAGACGGTTCGGTTGTGCCGCGATGCTCGCCGGTGTCGCAGCATCGATGGGCGCATCCCCGGCCGAAGCAGGAGCAACCTCAGGGACCACTTCTGACCAATCCGCGCCTGTAGGCGGCATCGGGGCTTTCGTTGTGGAATTGCCCGTAGGGGATAGAACCGCCAGGTTCGTCCTGGACACCGGGGAGCGGCGCTCCTGGATCAGCGCCGAGAGCGCCGTGGCTCTTGGGCTTGCGGGTACGGGAGAGACCGTTCCCGCCACCCCCGATCTCGACATCGAAGCAGCTGGGGTCCGCGCCTCCCTGGCGGTGGGGCAAAGCGCCGTGGACATCCCACTTATCGCCGTTGAGAGCCTCGACGGTTTGACGGACCTGTCCCGGGATGTGGACGGCATCCTGGGCGCGAGCACCCTGGGACTGTTTGAAAGTGTGCAACTGAGCGGTGACACGCTCGCACTGGGGGCATCGTCTACCGACGCAGCGAGCTATCCGATCGAGTCGCTCGACGCCGGGAGGGGATCTGTGATCCTGGCGGTCGTCGGGTCCGACGGCACCCCTCGCCCGTTGCGATTTTTGGTGCACACGGGCAGCCCGTTCACTTTCTTGCTCAAGACCCACGCCGACGCGCTCGGGCTGCCTGCGCTCACAGACGACCAGGGAAATCCGATCGCGGGCACCCTGCACCTTCCGGGCAATCCGACGCTGCCTGTGGTGGCGGGTACCGTCGAGGGCGTCGGTGAGGTGCACTTCGCCGTCCACCACGCGCCAATGGCGGCGGCAGAAGGGATCGACGGGACGCTCGGTGCCGACGCCCTAAACACGCCCATGGGCAACGTCTTGCAGACAGTAGTCGATTGGATGACCGGAAACACCGGCAAGGGGCTTGCCACCCTCGCCATCACCGTTGTCGGGATCGGTGCCTTTTTTGGCAAAGTCAGTTGGGGCATGGCGCTCATCGTCGCCCTAGGGCTCGCTCTAGTCTTCTCGGCTTTGGGCCTGGTCAAAGCCTTCGCTCTCCCTGCCGCTCCTGCCATCCAACCGAAGACCTTCAGCCCTTCTTCAGCGTGA
- a CDS encoding ATP-binding protein, with translation MLRVDELLRLEVFAKLPPSRLEWVCGRVRPVVLCAGETLVKEGDPPRGFFILAEGKLGIWRQSDGVEMPIGRHEAPGFVGEVPVLTDEPMLVSVRALTDCRVYELPAGDFLELIHACRDVERLIFREVHHRLRGLESFVRTREKMAALGTLAAGLAHELNNPAAALVRVLNNVAPAIVELQRMNLIYGQSNADPGHTAQWLQVRDAGYEAIAHPTEDASVQGDLEEQLLAWLENYGVEDAWKVAGPLALGRVTPETLAVLMEPWRDHPGELREMGIRWLALSFDVMEMIQSGLRGSRRIFDLVQSMKSYSHMDRGAQQMVDIHEGLEDTLRLLSFRIQPGVEVRRYYHRNLSPILAYGSELNQVWTHLIDNALDALENRGIIELTTGCKGEHLYVQIADNGPGIPADIQSRIFEPFYTTKPVGKGSGLGLDVARRIIENRHQGTIALESQPGRTVFTIQLPLALNHNGG, from the coding sequence ATGCTCCGCGTCGACGAGTTGCTGCGCCTGGAGGTCTTTGCGAAACTTCCGCCTTCCCGGCTGGAGTGGGTGTGTGGGCGTGTCCGGCCTGTAGTGCTGTGCGCGGGTGAAACGCTCGTCAAAGAGGGCGATCCGCCGCGGGGATTTTTTATCCTGGCCGAGGGCAAGCTGGGCATCTGGCGCCAGAGCGACGGTGTGGAGATGCCCATCGGTCGGCACGAGGCGCCGGGCTTCGTGGGGGAGGTGCCGGTGCTGACCGACGAGCCGATGCTGGTGAGCGTCCGGGCGCTCACCGACTGCCGCGTCTACGAACTGCCCGCCGGGGATTTTTTAGAACTCATTCACGCCTGCCGCGATGTCGAGCGGTTGATCTTCCGGGAGGTGCATCATCGTCTACGGGGGTTGGAATCTTTCGTGCGCACCCGCGAGAAGATGGCGGCTTTGGGCACGCTGGCGGCGGGTCTGGCCCACGAACTGAACAATCCGGCAGCAGCCCTGGTGCGCGTACTCAACAACGTCGCCCCGGCCATCGTCGAGCTGCAGCGGATGAACTTGATCTATGGCCAGAGCAACGCCGATCCTGGGCACACCGCCCAGTGGTTGCAGGTGCGCGATGCGGGCTACGAAGCCATTGCCCATCCCACCGAGGACGCATCGGTGCAGGGCGATCTCGAAGAGCAACTGCTCGCCTGGCTGGAGAACTATGGGGTCGAAGACGCCTGGAAGGTGGCCGGGCCGCTGGCGTTGGGTCGGGTGACGCCCGAGACGCTCGCTGTGCTGATGGAGCCCTGGCGGGATCATCCTGGCGAACTCCGGGAGATGGGCATCCGCTGGCTGGCTCTTTCTTTTGACGTCATGGAGATGATCCAGAGCGGTCTGCGCGGCTCGCGGCGCATCTTCGATCTGGTCCAGTCGATGAAATCGTATTCGCACATGGATCGCGGCGCGCAGCAGATGGTGGACATCCACGAGGGCCTCGAAGACACCCTGCGGCTGCTGTCCTTTCGGATCCAGCCGGGCGTGGAAGTACGGCGGTATTACCACCGCAATTTGTCCCCAATTCTCGCCTACGGCAGCGAACTCAATCAAGTCTGGACCCATCTCATCGACAATGCCCTAGACGCGCTGGAAAATCGAGGAATCATCGAGCTGACCACCGGCTGCAAAGGCGAGCATCTGTACGTTCAGATCGCCGACAACGGACCGGGCATTCCTGCGGATATCCAGTCGCGGATTTTCGAACCTTTCTATACCACCAAGCCCGTAGGTAAGGGTTCAGGTCTGGGGCTCGATGTCGCCCGGCGCATTATCGAAAATCGCCACCAGGGCACGATTGCCCTCGAATCGCAACCGGGCCGGACTGTGTTCACCATCCAGTTGCCGCTCGCCCTCAATCACAACGGTGGATGA
- the crcB gene encoding fluoride efflux transporter CrcB has translation MVRESVLVMVGGALGSLARYWVGLGMAQWAGAPPLLFGTLLVNVVGSFVLGGLFAWSAALRIDPAVLLLAGTGFCGGFTTFSTLSVECLALLQKGDYPTAMGYLLGSLLGGLAAGWAGYLAAKAL, from the coding sequence GTGGTGCGGGAGTCGGTGTTGGTGATGGTCGGTGGAGCGCTCGGCAGTCTGGCCCGCTACTGGGTCGGTCTTGGGATGGCACAGTGGGCCGGTGCGCCACCCTTGCTGTTCGGGACGCTGCTGGTCAATGTGGTCGGATCGTTTGTGCTCGGTGGATTATTCGCGTGGAGCGCTGCGCTGCGCATCGACCCGGCTGTGCTGCTGTTGGCCGGCACCGGGTTTTGCGGCGGTTTTACTACCTTCAGTACTTTGAGCGTCGAGTGCCTGGCGCTGTTGCAAAAAGGCGATTATCCGACGGCGATGGGCTATTTGTTGGGTAGTCTCCTGGGCGGGCTGGCGGCAGGTTGGGCCGGTTACCTGGCCGCCAAAGCGCTCTAA